A segment of the Elaeis guineensis isolate ETL-2024a chromosome 6, EG11, whole genome shotgun sequence genome:
AACCCTAAATAAATGCTTCTAGTTACACAAAAATCAGTAGCTTGGGAAAGTGGTTACCATATATGCCAGCAGGGACTATATGAAGAATGTTGGACCATGTAAcatgaaaagaaacaaaagaagttAGTAGATGCAAGAATAACAGGAGCAGAGTAAGCATACTAAAATCTACCAATTAAAAGAATCTAACAATTGACTCATGAGGGATTTAATCCAAGATATTGCATTTCAGCATCACAGGTGTGATGCCAGCTATAAGATTGGATTCCATTCGGAAATTTTTTGCAGGTTGTTTAGCTTTGATGGTTATTTTCGGGCACTTTGTGCTTTGCAAAGTTCTGTAGTATCAAAAACGTGTATTCACTTCGAGTAATAAACGGTTCACAACTGCTGATGATATTGTTGTGTACCAAGATGCATCCTTAATGGTAAGAATGCCTGCTAAGCTTTTAGCAACGGTTCAAAATTTAAGCCAAAATCAGACGGTAACTGAAATATTGCAGCATTGAAATCAGATTAGAGAAAGGACACAGAGAAAAAGATAAGTACGAGGTCCCAAAAATTCGGCAGAACCAATTGCGGAGAACCTCCAAGAACTCTCCGCATCTACCGAAGGCAAATGCGGATCATATAAATTTCTACATCCTATGGACCATCAAAACAGTACATATGGAAGCATTCGTGTGTATTCGCATGGTACAGATGTAGCTCTAAATTTGGGGGTAGGACGATGGAAGGGAAGAAAGTGAATTACTCCTCTATCAAAAACATGAGTAGCAACTTAATTGCACAAATCGATGAAGAAGAACCACCGTCCAATTCGTTGAAAAAAACGATTTTGGGAACTAAATTCAGCCTAATTTTAATGTAGAACGAAATCCAACATCGTCTTCACATCATCTTTTCCTCCTCCATATGtgatcaattcatgagcattttccATAACAACGTTTAATCGAATCATACAAAAAACCAAAGATGGGAAGAGGAAGAGACATACTTGTGGCTCCGACAAAAGCGAGCAAGAAATAGAACCCAAAGAGGGTGAGCCTGGGCGCGGTCTTGGATCTGGTGATGTAGTACAAGAACCCCAGGTAGGGAAAGAGGGAGACGGCGAAGAGCTGGGAGGCCACGCTCTGGGAGTCGATGTTTGGTGCCCAGGGATCCACCGGCAAGAGACCGCACACCACTCCTACAGAGCCTGACGAGGTTTTCGCCCCGTTACAAGAGCTCCTCCTCTTGCGGACGTTGAATCCTCTACGACTTGTGGATCCACGAGCAGTTAAGAGAGCAGGGAATCCCGTGAAACCGTTGCAGGTGGAAGGGCGAAGAAGGGGTTTGCTCGGGGAGAGCGGGTGGACGCAGTTGGTGATCATTTTGGCTTTCGGGGCCTGGAATCAGGCGCGGCCAACGCCCCTTCTATCCACAGGTGAACCGCGAATGGTTGGTTATCTTCCCCCGGAATTATGCCTTGCGCTGTTATCACGCGCGAGCATTTGGCATTTAGGACGCAGCCGCCTGCGCTAGCGTGCAGGATCATGTAATATAAAAGATAAAACCGGCAGACATATATTGCATACATATACATGAGGAGATGGTTTTAAATGGTCATTCATGCCCATTAGCCTTCCAAACACGCTTAGATACATTATTCTTGTTCCATTGTATTAGCATGCAAACCTAGCTGATGTCATGTTGAAGATTAGATGTTCCATATGACCATAGAATAGATTCACCAAAGTCATTGGATTCCAAAGAACAAATAATATGGCAATGAAAAAACGAATGATCATGTTTCTTCCGTCTCTCTCTACGAACATAAAAGCGAAACCCAACCCAATGAATTGAGAGAAAACGCAATCATGATATGCATTATATATGATGATTGGTGTGGATAAACTGCGGCCATCTCTCATGGTGTAAAGAAAATGGTAAACCACTGATGCTTTCTCTATAACAAATTTCACCCAAAACAGCTCGTCAGTTAATCTTGATTTTAATTCACAATACTACCATACCTTGAAGCAGCCTTGGTTACCTCTCGGAAAATATTACTTGTAGACTTCAATCTACCGAGAGGAATCAACGCAAGGGAAAACTGGACTAAATTTAGACTCACTGCTAACTGGACTTGCGGTCATTTATATAATGAACATCGCACAAATAACACAGCCAGGCATCCGAAAACTTCAAGAACTGACATGTGCACTATATTTCATTTTTCACACGGCAACATTTCGAAAACTCAAGACATGGATTTTtagtttcttttttattttttttctttttgaaaaaaaaaaaaaagcatccacAATTTGAATGAGACATGCCTTCCTCTGCTAAGCCGCATTGCA
Coding sequences within it:
- the LOC105047563 gene encoding uncharacterized protein codes for the protein MITNCVHPLSPSKPLLRPSTCNGFTGFPALLTARGSTSRRGFNVRKRRSSCNGAKTSSGSVGVVCGLLPVDPWAPNIDSQSVASQLFAVSLFPYLGFLYYITRSKTAPRLTLFGFYFLLAFVGATIPAGIYAKVHYGTSLSNVDWLHGSAESLLTLTNLFIVLGLREALRNAKGAKKSTNQVVSEVEEKSSV